In Chanos chanos chromosome 14, fChaCha1.1, whole genome shotgun sequence, the sequence GTTTGCGGTGTCGTATGAAAACAATCACTGCATGAAGTCTGGAACGGGTGCATCAAGCGAcccattttcaaatgaaatacgCCAAATTGTGAGGAAAGTTACTAATCAGTAAAGTGCCTATAGCAACCATTACATAACAATCCAtactcattttaaacattacattaaataattatttttagctcattagattacatttacataactgAAGCTGACAAGTCGGTGCATTAATTCAGCAAGCCAGGGCCTTGATTCAAACCTACTGCAACTCTGTCTCTTCCATCAAAATCCCATGACAGAGTCAGATGTCTCGTTGTCACTGTAGCAGTTTTCTGTTAGTTTGTCTCGGGCATACTCTAAATTGGATCAATGTAGAGtgacagtgttaacacagtgggggaaaagaaacatttcaggaCCATTAATAGCCCCTATGGATGTGTTAGAGACCTGATCCCTTGGAGGCAGTTTATCGTGATAAAAAAACTTGTGCAGGGAGGAGAGGGCGTAGGTTGTCACAGCAACCGTTCAGCTTTAAGcagtgggcttttttttcttctttttctagaTGACATTACTCCCTCCTTTTCAGCACCTTTAAACTCTGATCAGGCCTGTTACTGAGGCATGGTTTGTTACtgggtgtgtgaatgaattGCATGTGTCTCTAGGCAGTGCTAAAATGGAGTGTATATAACCggtttcatttaaatgtgttcataattcattcaaaatgtgCGTTCATCACTCTAGGGAACATCACATTGGGTTGGTCTGATTGCACAACACCACAATAAAATCCACGGCTCCCCACTGCTGAGGCCGCAGCAATTAGTTACACATTCTGACAGTGCGGATAGAAACTACCATAGTTTGCATACACTTTTTTGATACGTGTGTTTACCATTTCCTCATTTCTTTTGCATCTTATCTTAATGATGTCAACAAACAGGGGAGAAAGACTTTGCATATTACACAAACTCACCTATATAGAGGTATGAGAGACATTTAATATTAAATGGGAACAAATGTTGCAAATATAGCCTATTTTTACAACACATCTGAACACACTATCCAATGCATTCCTTTCCTCCAGTCttcatgtaaataaacagatccagggagagagggatttCTAGGTAAACATTGCAGATTTTAAgaacaacatttctttttccattccAACAAAGAGCCAGAAGTGTAGAAAGTATGACAAACCGTTCGGTTTTACTGATTAAAGGTGTTCCAACCCAAAGACATCACAATGGTTTTAATGGGCTGACGTGGTTGTCCTCGTTCCATGGTCATTACACCATAAAATGGGATAAACTGCACACAAGGACACAGTCTTATGTTTCTACTCACACATCCAAATTTACACTGAGTTAGGCCTCACTGTAAAAGAACCACGTGTAGACAGTGGCAACATCAACGCATTTTCCAAAAGAGGAGTGTCACCGATTTCAATGGTTTGTTGAGTTGTTGATAGATTGTAACGTCATCACTTCCCACCCAAGCTGAGCACTGAGATAATGTTATTATCATTAGGTCCTAAAGATAAATGAAGAGTAAAAGCAGACATAGCGCTCCGACATACtaagggggagaaaaaacatgTAATGTAAACGTGTCGCTGTTTAAGGCAATTGGATATTCATTTTTGAGTCGACAGCGTCGGacttcagccaaaaaaaaaaagtacccaAATTGTTTAATATAAATGTGAATACACCTTAGTGAAGTTTGCCAAGCTCTAGGTGGCTGATGGAAACTTAgacaatggctgtgtccgaaatggcacaCTAGTATACTGCATACTGGCTCAGTATATACTGTgaactgcacactactccccaccctagtatacagaatggtatgcaagtatgagaactgtGTAATGTACTagacgtttgctatcggttgggctcgCTGTTTTGTTAGaaacgaacaacacacgactacaacaaattaataaaatacacaagGCATTATAAGCGCaataactgaaaatgtaaacgATTTTTATCCGTCGGTGGCCCGAACCGTAAAAGGCGTACACTTACAGAAACGATTTAAAACATGGTACAAGAGGCAAAGAAGGAGATATATAAGCGTAAAAATCCAGCCACAAGAGGAGGTTCAATTACAAATTGAAGAGACCAACAGAATTGGTTATTAAAACATACGGTGATGAATCTCCAATGTTTTAAGGAATCCCTGAAGGGACGGAGTGCGGAGTCACCGGCAGGCCATTGTTCCTGGCAACGGTAAATACAACGCCTCAGACGGTAAAAGTTAGTCTGGGGGTCTTAAATTAGACCGGTCTAAGTTTTTATGCAACTGACTGAAAAAGCCAATATGGGTCTTATAAGAAAATTTTAGACGACTAACTTTTAAGACTAGTCTAAAACAGTTTTAAGCAACCGGCCCCTTGTTGTATGCTGCAAATTTTCGCCGGGTCATCCgcgtaactgtcgtgtactgcatactactttctactacgtcaagatcagtataagAGTAgaatgtagtatgccatttcggacacagccagtATGTGCCACCATTAATGTAACAGGTGTTGACAATCTCCTTCTGGTggtaaaacataataataataataataataataataatatacacGAAATCACGAGCACTGGCATCTTTGAGCGTGCTTGTTTaatgccatggcaaccacacTATGCTGCTACATACCTACAGTGCACCGAGTGCAAACCAAAGCAAGACGTGTTTTTCGTAGGAAAAGCATTTTTACATGGTTCTATAGAACGACAACGTGTTCGAAACTCCAACCCGTAAATTCTAATCAAGTTTACAAAAGAGGGCAGCGAAATGACTGAAAGGAAGTAAGTATCACTTAGACCTGCCGAAAACACTATCTGTGTGTTTCCTTGGTAAGTTGTATTGTGTAGTAACTGCTACCTCAGTCCACTGGCCGATATCCTTCTTACGCTTATTCTCtgccttctttatttttatgcTAGGTGTAAGGAAAGACCACGCATCAGATGTCTTACAGACCCAAACAAGAGTCATCAATTATCTGCATCTCTAGACGGACGTCGTTGGCGGTTTTTAAAACCCGGACTTGACGATTTTAGAAATGGACGTCCAAAATATATTCCCAACCAGGGCATTTTTCTTCAAACTGACGGTGGTACGTCCCCTGTAATTTTCGGAAGGACAAGTAGCGAACGTGCCTCCGTGAAGACACCAAAGAAACGCTTTATTAAACAGCAGGCCTGTCTCTCCAAACTGAACCCCCAGCAACAAGCGCAGCGTCAACATGTTGACGCCGTGGAGCACACATTAACCCAACACCCCCTTGCCCTTTATCCCCATCTGGAGAGCGGTATGTCACCTGAGGTTAGTTTCCTgaaataccaaaacaaacaaaaacaattatcGCTACTTTAAAGTAAAAGTTTTATCTAGTGTCAGAGTTTCCATACTCTGGGAAGAATGCATTATTTGTTaatctctctgcgtctctctctctctctgtgaagctGTTTGATGAGGTGTTGTCTGTTCTGGACCCAGATATGTGTATAAAGTCAGAAGAGACTTTGCCACAAAAACCACATGAGGAGGGCCCATTGCCCTGTGAAAGCATAACAGAGCAGTCAgcagcagagagtgagagactgtccCTCCATACAACGTAAGCAGGCTGCCTGTAGGTTGTTAGAGTGAGGACTTCTTTGtgtaacatttgtatttttcttctgaagGTCAGATTCAGTCATATTTTCATAAAGGTGTGCATTAAACTCAACTTGCACTGCTGACCTCAGAATGGTTAGAGGTGATATGTTACTATAAGCTTATAGAGCTATTCTGAGTGCTTCTGCTTTCagacttttctcttctcttcttttcttctctgtgagtgttttatatttatacgTTTATGAAGAGACGAATGACTATGCACAGTTTTATAATGCACTATGAAAGgcctgtaaaagaaaagacatggtTGTACTTTCCCATGGAACGCATATTCATGGGAAACTCTAACAGTATCTTTTTAGAGTATGAATAGAGCACTCTGGGCTTGATGTTTTAACCTGCTAAGAGTTCTGGGATCCTCGCACTGTGTCTCCAGGATAGAACAAGACAGCCTGAAAACCTGCAGTCAAAAGAATCCTTTCATACTGAAGGAGAATGGAGGGAAAAGTGCCAAAGATGACCAGATAGATGAAGTGGACTCATTGTATGAAGATGAGGATCTTAAGAAGGTTACCAGGCTCTTTTGTGAATGGGCAGCTTCGCTGGTGAGTCACACCCAGCAAAAACTATGACACTAAAGGTTTTATTGAAATACAATTTCCGTGTGGCCTCTGAGCTCTGTTCAGTTCTTTAACATGTAAGTGCTACCTTGTCGTTTTGATTGTTGGGGGTATAAAGTTGAAGAACCACCCTCGTGTTGAATTTTGAGGACTGACAGCACATGAAATCAATATAAATCTTTGTGAGTGTCTTTGTGAGCCTCTGTTCTGAATAAACACTTAACCAAAAGCGTCAGCGACAGGTAAGTTCACCTGTGGTGGGTCAAGTTTGTTTTAGATTAAGACAGTTTAACTGAACTCCTCAAGGCAATTTTAAGATTTAACCTCATAATCTGTCTGCTCTTTCATTTGAAGTGGAGGATGGGATTCTGACCACAGCTTGCCAAACCGTTTCATTCGATAAATGAAAAGTCTTCTGAACAGTCATTTCTCACTTGTGATTCTGATCAGGGTGGAGAGGACAACCTGACAGAATCCAAAATTCTAGGCATGTTCACCAGTGGCCATGAGAGGAAACCACCGCTGTCCTTCCCCATCGAAGTGGTGGAACCCAACCAAATTCCGCCAGAGCTCCGCAGCTCCACTGAGGACATGAGCTCCACGCTTCCCTGCTCTTCGAAGGAGGCCGAGTCAGAGAAGGTATGGGTACAGCCTTAGGGTGCGGCGTGGATTACCAAACCAAGGCTAGTCAAAGCTGGGATTTATAGTGCGATATCTCGAATCTTCAGGGTAAAAGAATATTCTGGATCTGAAGATGAGAAGACTGTGGTTTTGCTTGATTTGCTCTGCTTTCAGCTACTCAAGtgtctgtttgaaaaatgaCTTACACTGATTAAACAATATCAGTCGATCTGTTAATCTGACAGGTTCACAGATCTACCAAAAAGATGAAATATGGCGTGTGGTACTTGGATCCTAAAACATGGAAGGAGGCGCGTGACCCTCTGAGAGATGATGCTGAGGAGGTCGGCGGGAAGCTCAGTGACAAGGTGAGTTAGAGGGTGTCATATACACCTCCCCAAAGTTTACCATGTCCATATTTGACAAATGTCAGGAACAATACACAAAATACTTTAGATGGCTCAAGACCAAATCACACAGTACTACTGCCAATACACTGAGTCCCAACAACCAGTGGGAGACCTGTATGTTTGGCATTCAAATAAAACGCCTCATTGATCGCGACGAGTAGTTCAACTACATGTGAGACTGAGCCTCACGGTATAACTGAGATTAATATGAGGAACTGTAATGCTCTCTTAGCCAATCAGCAtccttcttctgtttttgttttttttttaaaaaaaagcagaacatttCAGTTATCCTCACTGCTGCTTTTCTCGATCTTATTCTGTTTGTATGTTGGATAGGatgaggaactgaagcaaatgTATGGGACTCAAGCATTCAAGACATTCCTAACAAACAAGGGGCTGAGATGGCCCGGGGTAAGACCGCTGAGCCTACAGCGCTGAAACAGGCCCGTGTCACGCTACAACCTACATTTTCCTCAGCCTTTTGACCCCAACTATGTTTTTGAAtctgtttttcgtttttttttttttttccctcctctccagTTTCTTAGGTCACTCTTcccagaggaggaagaagtgAAGAGAGCCAGAAAAAACGATACAGCAGGTTCGGCATCGACACACAAAGACACCGTGGTCCTTTAGGCAAGtttaaaatacaagtaaataaataaataaatatctgtgCTATGACACTGGGTTCAGAGAAAAGAATTCCACTGGGTGATGTCAAGACCAACTGATTAGAGAAATAAAGCGCTCACTGTTCACAAACAAAGTTCTTTGTAAAGGCTCTCTCTTTGTAAAGGCTCTCTCTTTGTAGAATTGTGCTAAAAATGtatcagaacaacaacaacaaattaaacAGGAATTTGAAAAGCTGAAGAACACAGAAAATTGAATTAAGTGCTGCAATCCTAGACTTGAGGACAACACTGTCAGTGGATGTCCATAGTTTGGGTTCTCCACAGCTTTACACGGTGTAATGTGTTGAAATCTGATGCTTATTTTCCATTTGGTACAATTATCCTTCATATTaaattctgaaaaactctaaaCGAAAGGTCAGTAAAAAATTGTTTACTGGAAAAGCAGTATTATATGGTTCAGGAGAGACACCACCCCAGTGTCAAGCTCATCTGACCACATGTGTTCTTGTGTCTTTGgccttcctcatcttcctctcccGGTCCCTCATGATTGAAGACATCTCTGTAACAGAGAACCACGGAGCGACCATTCAATAAaagcaaacagataaacatCACCTCACAGAAGGTCTTGATAGTGACCAGTATTAGTAGGTATTACTTGTCAGTTACTGGAAAGCTTAGAGGaagagttaaaagaaaaagaaaaaaaaactaccctTATTTTTCATCTGAAGGTCTTCGACCAGACACTGTAGGCTGTCTAACTTTCCCTGCAGTTCCTTACAAGTGTTTCCAGTCACCTCCACTTCCTGACTGGCAACTGCCAAGACAAAAGCTAATTAATCTTGGGGTTCCCACttctaaaaccttttttttgtgacttcagacatcacaacacaaaagacaagtcacataattttaaaatttgtcCTCTGATCGTTTTTActgaattattattaataattactAGGCCTAcacttacattacattaaaagaAACCTACCGGACATTAGTTTCCAGCTGTAATCACTGAGCAGTTAAAATTAATAACTGCTGAAAGCTATTTCAGTAACCCTGTCTTGTGTGGTCTAAACCCAATAAAGGATTTTTGTAAACTCACGTGTACGGACATCTGTGTTAGAGCCCATTGAGTCCAGGAGTCTATTGGGTAGCTGTCTgtggaggtcagaggtcagaagAGAATGCACAGGTGACCTTCGTCCAAAGGTCACCACACAAGGAGGGGATGCATAGGAAGGCCCACGTACAGCATTATTGCCTGTCAAAACAGACCTGAGTTTATGAAGTGACActgaaagtaaacaaaacatcatGTTGAGGGCCCACAAAGACGAAAAACGAGGGGAAGACTTGACCAGATTTATTTTCACAGCTGTAAACTCAGCTTACTCTAGACGGTGTGTAAGTCATTATGTATAACATAAAGTTGCAGTTTAGAGCCTCTGGGTATGATAACAGCCACACTGTTCAAAGCTTTGCTTGGTTAGTTAGCACAGCAGTGCACAGACTCACTCTCATCAGAGGAAGTGGCTCTGAGATCCAGTTCATTTAGGTCAGTAGTTCTGTGGGGAACGGCCTCACTGCATCacgataaacacacacacacacacacataaaacatgcaTTAACCTCATTAGAGAGCATGCACCGTGTACATAATCACATGCAAAGTAAAGCACAGGAGCCCTTTGCAGTAGGGTATAAAGTATTAATGCATGACCACAGATTTGAATACACAGCAACAGAAGATGGGAAAGCTGTGTTAAAGGAACAAATGGAAGTTATAGTGCAGGATCAAGATCTAGATTCAGTCTCAAAGCAGACACAGGGCTCCACAGCAAGACTAAACCACGAATAACAGAAGTATTCAACAGTACCCAGGTTTACACAGGAAACACACTAGACTCAGAGAGGCGCTTACCTGTCAAACACACTAGACTCAGACAGGTGCTTACCTGTCAAACACACTAGACTCAGACAGGTGCTTACC encodes:
- the fam47e gene encoding protein FAM47E, whose product is MSPELFDEVLSVLDPDMCIKSEETLPQKPHEEGPLPCESITEQSAAESERLSLHTTIEQDSLKTCSQKNPFILKENGGKSAKDDQIDEVDSLYEDEDLKKVTRLFCEWAASLGGEDNLTESKILGMFTSGHERKPPLSFPIEVVEPNQIPPELRSSTEDMSSTLPCSSKEAESEKVHRSTKKMKYGVWYLDPKTWKEARDPLRDDAEEVGGKLSDKDEELKQMYGTQAFKTFLTNKGLRWPGFLRSLFPEEEEVKRARKNDTAGSASTHKDTVVL